The DNA segment GTGTGCCATCCATTCCCAGCACCAGCGCAAATGTTGCCAGTCCCGGAAGAAAGGCAATCTGCGGCACGATCAGGGGCAGATAGATCAGCCCGATCAGGGGCGTGCGGGTGGTGTTTTGCGCTTGTAGCGCCGCGATGCTCAGGCATAGCGCGACTAAAGTTGCGCCCAGCGCGATCACACCGGTCTCGAAACCAATGCGGCGCAGATTGTCGGATTGTCCTGTCCAGTTGCGCAAGCTCCAGACGTCGGGCAGCAGGGCAGGGAAGCGCCACAGCCCGGCGAAAGACCACACCAGCAGCCCCGCCAGCCCGAGGCCCACCGCCAGCCCGATGGCAAGCGCCCCCGCAGCCCCCAGCGGGCGCAACGCCAGATCAACGGCCACGCCGCGCCCGCCTGCTGCCGCCCAAACGGCACCCCTGCGCGCAATCAGCCCCTCGGCCAGCCGCCACAATGCCAATGCGCCGATCACCAATGCCAGTTGCAACACCGCGCCCGCCGCGGCCTGAAAGCGCAAGGCAAGGTCGGGGTGTGTCATCCAGTCCAGAATTTGCACGGCCAATGTCGGTGGGCGGGTCGGTCCGAGGATCAGCGCCACATCGACCACGGACATGGAATAGGCCAGCACTGCATAGACGGGCAGGCGGATTTGGGCATAGACGCGCGGGGCCACAGCCTTCATCCAGCCGGTGACACGGCCATAGCCAAGGCTGCGTGCAACCATCTGCGCGCGCAGGCTGTCGGTCTGGGGCAGGGCGGCCAGCGTCATCAGCAGTAGAAACGGCACTTCCTTGACGATCAGCCCAGCAACCAAAGCAAGGCCAAGCGGGTCATTGACGATCAACAGGTCTGGCGGGCGCTCCCATCCGGTTGCCCAAGGCGACAGCCCGCGCGCGATCCAGCCAGAGGGCGCAATCAGAAATGCCAGCCCAAAGGCTGCGGCTGCATGTGGCAGCGACAAGAGCGGTGCCAGCGCGCGGGTGATCCATGTGAATGACCGCGTGCCCTGCCATGCCGCCACGATCAGCAATGTCAGCGCAAGTGACAGCCCTGTCGCCAGAATGCCTGTCACCAGCGACAATTTTACCGCGCCGGACAGTCCCGGCCACGCGAGCAATGCGCGCCAAGGTGCCAAGCTCAGCCCGTCCCCGCCTAGCGCGGGCAAGTAGCCAAAGGCGGGGCCGATCACCCCTGCCAGCCCTGCCAGAACCGGCAGAGCCAACAGCAAAAGTGCCGCCCATAGCCCGAAACGGGCCAAGTTACTGGCCTGTGCCGTAGCGCGCGGTCCAGTCTTCGGCGATGCGGGTCATCCAGCTTGGATGGGGTTCTTTCAGTCCTTTGCCCATCTGGTCCGGTGCGAGCGTGGCAATGCCCAGCTCCAACGCCTCAAACTGTGCACGGTCCGCGTCTTCCAGCAGATGCAGGCCCAGAACTGTCTGAAAGCCAAGGATTGCAGGGTCTTGCGCGCGGGCCTGAATTTCGGGGTCAAGGATCAGATTTGCAAGCACCAGCGCGCCTTCGGAATTGGCGGCGTTATAGGGGATCGACAGGTATGAGGAATTGGCCAACGTGCCTTCTTCAAAGACGAAGGTGCGTACAGTGTCCTGCAATTCGCCATCCGCAATCGCGGCAGATGCGCGCCCCGGATTGAAGGCAAAAGCGATGTCGATCTCGCCATCCGCCAGCAACTGACCCAGCGCGGGTTCATTGGCCGGATAGGCGCGCCCCTGCCGCCACAGGTTTGGCGTGATCTCATCCAGAAATGCCCAAAGCGGGGCTGTCACCGTGTCATAATCTACGTTGTCGGTTGATCCCATCAGCACGGAAGGATCATCCAGCACGCCGTATAGCGCTTGTTTGAGAAAGCTGGTGCCCAGAAAATCGGGCGGCTGCGGATAGGTAAAGCGTCCCGGATTCTCCGCGATCCACGCCCGCAGCGCATCAAGCGTGCGCGGCGGCTCTGGCAGGGTGGCGCTGTCATATTCAAACACCATCTGGAACATGGCCCAAGGGCTGCCATAGCCTTCGACCGGCAAGGTGAAGTCGATCAATACGGCGGGGTTTGCTTCGGTAT comes from the Roseinatronobacter monicus genome and includes:
- a CDS encoding ABC transporter permease, coding for MARFGLWAALLLLALPVLAGLAGVIGPAFGYLPALGGDGLSLAPWRALLAWPGLSGAVKLSLVTGILATGLSLALTLLIVAAWQGTRSFTWITRALAPLLSLPHAAAAFGLAFLIAPSGWIARGLSPWATGWERPPDLLIVNDPLGLALVAGLIVKEVPFLLLMTLAALPQTDSLRAQMVARSLGYGRVTGWMKAVAPRVYAQIRLPVYAVLAYSMSVVDVALILGPTRPPTLAVQILDWMTHPDLALRFQAAAGAVLQLALVIGALALWRLAEGLIARRGAVWAAAGGRGVAVDLALRPLGAAGALAIGLAVGLGLAGLLVWSFAGLWRFPALLPDVWSLRNWTGQSDNLRRIGFETGVIALGATLVALCLSIAALQAQNTTRTPLIGLIYLPLIVPQIAFLPGLATFALVLGMDGTRMSVMAMHLVFVLPYVYLSLADPWRAWDARAGMAASALGARPARVLWAVRLPMLARALLIAAAVGFATSVAQYLPTLLIGAGRVSTVTTEAVALASSGNRRLIGVWAVVQMALPMGVFALCLAVPALLFRNRRGMQIA
- a CDS encoding ABC transporter substrate-binding protein — protein: MLKYLTTAALALLAFSPLSADTPDPTDWDSVLEAARGQTVYWHAWGGDPRINAFIASVGTDMQERHGVTLEHVRLADTADAVTRVISERQAGRDTGGAVDVIWINGANFASMKEQGLLFGPFAESLPNWPLVDTEANPAVLIDFTLPVEGYGSPWAMFQMVFEYDSATLPEPPRTLDALRAWIAENPGRFTYPQPPDFLGTSFLKQALYGVLDDPSVLMGSTDNVDYDTVTAPLWAFLDEITPNLWRQGRAYPANEPALGQLLADGEIDIAFAFNPGRASAAIADGELQDTVRTFVFEEGTLANSSYLSIPYNAANSEGALVLANLILDPEIQARAQDPAILGFQTVLGLHLLEDADRAQFEALELGIATLAPDQMGKGLKEPHPSWMTRIAEDWTARYGTGQ